From Pseudomonas putida, one genomic window encodes:
- a CDS encoding carboxymuconolactone decarboxylase family protein, translating to MARIPLFDARTMSEAQAEVYEAVVRGPRGRLVGPLRAAMHNPVLADRWQRLGEVLRYDTVLPKRLSELAILVTARRWNGQLEWHIHADDAAKAGLQSTVIEAIAAGEAPVFEDPESWDIYTFTRQMQLHGDVQEDVYERIHQRWGTVGVVELSSVIGYYTLVAMTLNVHRIPLPDEVNSPLHVVTDTQCGLPRLTEPAPAVLQAGAHPAMGER from the coding sequence ATGGCCAGAATTCCGTTGTTCGATGCCCGCACCATGTCCGAGGCGCAGGCTGAGGTTTATGAAGCGGTTGTCCGCGGCCCTCGCGGGCGTCTTGTGGGGCCTTTGCGGGCTGCCATGCATAACCCGGTGCTGGCTGACCGCTGGCAGCGCCTGGGGGAAGTACTGCGTTACGACACGGTGTTGCCCAAACGCCTGAGTGAGCTGGCGATCCTGGTGACTGCTCGCCGCTGGAATGGGCAGTTGGAATGGCATATTCACGCCGATGACGCGGCCAAAGCCGGGTTGCAGAGTACGGTCATCGAGGCGATCGCAGCGGGTGAGGCGCCGGTTTTCGAAGACCCGGAGTCCTGGGACATTTATACCTTCACCCGACAGATGCAGCTTCATGGCGACGTCCAGGAAGATGTGTACGAGCGGATTCATCAGCGCTGGGGGACGGTGGGCGTGGTCGAATTGTCATCGGTGATCGGCTACTACACGCTGGTTGCCATGACACTGAACGTGCACCGTATTCCGCTGCCCGATGAGGTCAATTCGCCACTGCACGTGGTAACCGATACCCAGTGCGGTTTACCGCGTCTGACAGAGCCTGCGCCGGCTGTTCTTCAGGCTGGCGCACACCCTGCGATGGGAGAGCGCTGA
- a CDS encoding CaiB/BaiF CoA transferase family protein has protein sequence MAGPLSHIRVLDLSRIMAGPWSGQVLADLGADVIKVERPDVGDDTRTWGPPFLKDKAGNATKEAGYYLCVNRGKRSVTVDLADPAGQQVVRELAAASDIVLENFKVGTLSRYGLGYDDLKAVKPDIIYCSITGFGQTGPKRDNAAYDFMIQAMGGLMSVTGERDDLPGGGPQKVGIPIVDIMTGMYATVAVLAALAHRDRTGEGDYIDLAMLDVQTAVLANQAMNHLVSGKTPQRAGNRHPNIQPQDVFKCADGHIVLAVGNDGQFRRFCEVIAEPALADDPLYATNQARVDNLPSLLHLICERFAERPLQEWLRALEAAKVPCGPINTVPMVFADEQVQAREMLRELPHPLAGVVPQVVSPIRMRNSSLDFNRAPPLLGEHTAEVLRELGIKLDVPSAVSQE, from the coding sequence ATGGCAGGTCCACTTTCACATATCCGTGTTCTCGATCTGAGCCGGATCATGGCAGGCCCTTGGTCGGGGCAGGTTCTGGCTGACCTTGGCGCTGATGTAATCAAAGTCGAGCGCCCCGACGTCGGTGATGACACCCGTACGTGGGGGCCTCCCTTCCTAAAAGACAAAGCAGGCAACGCGACGAAAGAAGCCGGCTACTACCTCTGCGTGAACCGTGGCAAACGTTCGGTCACCGTCGACCTCGCGGACCCGGCAGGGCAGCAGGTGGTCAGGGAACTCGCTGCCGCGTCGGATATCGTCCTGGAGAACTTCAAGGTCGGTACCTTGAGCCGCTACGGGCTTGGTTACGATGATCTTAAAGCGGTAAAGCCCGATATCATCTACTGCTCCATCACCGGGTTCGGTCAAACCGGCCCCAAGCGTGACAACGCCGCATACGACTTCATGATTCAGGCCATGGGTGGCTTGATGAGCGTGACAGGGGAGCGAGATGACCTCCCTGGTGGTGGCCCGCAGAAAGTCGGCATCCCGATTGTCGACATCATGACTGGCATGTATGCCACCGTAGCGGTTCTGGCTGCATTGGCCCACCGCGACCGTACCGGTGAGGGCGATTACATCGACCTGGCCATGCTGGATGTACAGACGGCGGTACTGGCGAACCAGGCCATGAACCACCTGGTATCCGGTAAGACCCCGCAGCGCGCTGGCAATCGCCATCCGAACATCCAGCCACAAGACGTATTCAAGTGCGCTGATGGCCATATCGTTCTGGCAGTGGGCAACGATGGGCAATTCCGGCGCTTCTGCGAAGTCATTGCAGAGCCAGCACTGGCCGACGATCCACTCTATGCCACCAATCAGGCGCGGGTCGACAACCTGCCTTCCTTGCTGCACCTCATCTGCGAGCGGTTTGCTGAACGCCCGCTGCAGGAATGGCTGCGCGCGCTGGAAGCCGCAAAAGTGCCGTGCGGCCCGATCAATACGGTGCCCATGGTATTCGCCGACGAGCAGGTCCAGGCACGAGAAATGCTGCGCGAGCTTCCCCACCCCCTGGCAGGCGTGGTTCCGCAAGTGGTCAGTCCGATCCGCATGCGCAATTCCAGCCTGGATTTCAACCGTGCACCGCCCCTGTTGGGCGAGCACACGGCTGAGGTGTTGCGTGAGCTTGGCATCAAGCTAGATGTCCCATCCGCCGTCTCGCAGGAGTGA